TCCCTAACCGGACATTGCTGGGCAAGACCGAAAGGACGAAACAAGGACGGGCGGACACGCAGATCCGCCCCGCATTTTTACACATTACGGTTTGCCTTGGAACGGCTCGACAGCCTCCGGCCCGGATTGAACCGGCGGGGATTTTGCGGTATTATATAGTGGATCGATGGTCCATAGCGGGGCGTAAAAAGATCCTCCCCGTGCCACCCGTTCCTCCGCCAGGACACACTCCATGACACAGACCCTCCCAAGCCCGGCGCAGCCGCTTCGCCTGCTCGTGCTGGCCAGCGCGGATGTGGTGCACACGCGCCGCTGGGTGAGCTATTTCCGCTCCCGCGGCCACACGGTGCAGCTTGTCACCCTGGAGCCCTCACCCGGGCGCGACCTGGAGGAGAAAGTCCTGCCCACCGCGTTCCTGCGTCCCCTGGCGCTGCGCTACAGCCTGGCCGCGCCCGCGCTGGCCCACCAGGTGCACCGTTTCCGCCCGGACCTGGTCAACGCCCATTACGTGCCCGGTTACGGGTTCCTGGCAGCGCTGGTGCGCTCGGCCCGGCCCCTGGCCGTGACCTGCTGGGGCTCCGACCTTCTGGTCAACGCTGGCCGCAGCCCGCTGCACAGTCTACGGACCGCCCTGGTCCTGCGCGCCGGGACGCTATTCACCTGTGACGCCACGGTGCTGGCCGACAAGCTGCGCACGTTCAATGTGGAAAACGACCGCATAATCTGCTCGCCGCTGGGGATCGAAAAAGAGATATTCTTCCCGGCCGAACCGCAGCCCGAGCCTCCGGCAGCGCGTTGCGGCGAGCCGGGACGTCCGTTCTCGATAATCAGCACGCGGCGCCTGGAGCCGGTCTACTGCGTGGACACCCTTCTGCGCGCCGCGCTGATCCTGCGCGAGGCGGGCTGGAATTTCAGGCTCTCGGTGGTGGGCGAGGGCAGCGAGAGGGAACACCTGGAGCATTTCGCGGATTACTACGGCCTGGGGGAACGCCTGAGCGGGTTCCACGGCTGGCTCGACCCGCCCTGCCTGGCAGCGTCCTTGCGCGCCGCGGACATCTACGTGTCGTGCAGCCGCTCGGACGGGGCCTCGGTGTCGCTCCTCGAAGCAATGGCCTGCGGCGCTTTCCCGGTGGTGAGCGATATCCCCGGCAACCGCGAGTGGGTGGGCGATGGGGTGAACGGGCTGCTGTTCCCGCCCGGCGATTTCGGCCGTCTCTCCGAGTGCCTGCGCCGCGCCATGACCGACCAGGCCCTGCGCCGTCGCGCGCGCGGGCACAACCTGAAGCTGATCGCTGCGCGGGCGCTCTGGGAGAACAACATGCAGGTGGTGGAGGAACGGTTCATCCGCCTGGTGCGCGGCTCTCAGGCCGGGGCGTTGCCGCGGGGAAGGCAGAACGGGCAGAAACCGGTGGAGCGGTCGTAGTCCCAGCAGCGGCGGAACGAGCCGAAGGGCGGAGCGTCGCCCAGCACGCAGTCCTCGTCGAAATCCAGGCACAGGCGCTCGACCCGCATGCGTTGGTCCTCGCGGCGGACCTCGCCGGGTCTGTCCGGGCGCAGGAGGTCTTTCATCGCGCCCCCGCCTCGTACGGGATCGGGTCCTCCACCCCGGCCTCGCGGAAAGCGCGCAGGCGCAGGGCGCAACTGTCGCAGCGTCCGCAGGCGCGCTGTTCGGACCGGTAGCAGCTCCAGGTCAGCTCGAACGGCACCCCCAGCGACAGGCCCAGCCGCACGATCTCACTCTTCTTCATCCCGATCAGCGGGGTGCGGATGTCGATGCGCGTGCCGGGACGGGTGCCCAGGTCCACCGCGCGCTCGAAGGCCTCGAAAAAAGCGCGCCGGCAGTCGGGATAGCCGCTGGAGTCCTGCTCCACCGCCCCGATGTAGACCGCGTCCGCCCCCTGCACCTCGGCCCAGGCCACAGCGGCCGAGAGGATCTGCGCGTTGCGGAACGGGACATAGGTGCTGGGGATGGAGTGATTGGACAGGTCGGCCTCGGGCACGGCGATCTGCGGGTCGGTGAGGCTGGAGCCTCCGATGGCGCGCAGGTGGTCCAGGCGGATTAGAAGGGTGCCGGTTGCCCCGAAATGCGCGGCCAGACGGCTGAAACGCTCGCGCTCGGTGGACTCGGTGAGCTGGCCGTAATCGGCGTGCAGGAAAAACACCCGCTCGTGGTCACGGCAGGCCAGGGCCGCACAGACCGCGCTGTCCATCCCGCCGCTGGCGCAAACCACCGCGCTGCCCGATTTATCCGTCATGATCGTCTCTCTCCTGCATTGAAATCCCGTCTTCGATTCCCGCCCCGGTCCGCGCGGACGGTTAAATATGTGTCCGGCGCCGGTCCGGCGCAAGGGTGGCTCAGACGGCTCCACCTTGACAAAGCCAATCAATGTCCGATATTTTAGCTTATCGAATAAACCGTGTCGCTATGTGCGGCGCAGTGCGGGGCAATGTTCAGCTTAAGGAGGCCTCCCTTTGATTAAACTCGGTCTTTGCAGCGTGACTTTCCGCAAGATGAGCGTGGACGAGGTTATCCGCACCGCCCGTGACACCGGCCTTCAGGCTATCGAATGGGGCGGGGATGTCCACGTGAAGCCCTCCCTGGGAGCGGAAGGTATCCGCCAGATCGCGGCCAGATGCGCAGCCGCGGGGCTGGCAACCCCGAGCTACGGCTCGTATTTCAATGTCTACGAGCACGAGCCCGCCGCTTTCATGCCGGTGCTGGAGGCCGCAGCGACCCTGGGAGCGAAGGTGATCCGGGTCTGGGCCGGCTGGATCGAGGCGGTGGAGCTGACCGGCGAGCAACTGGCCAAGATAGCCGCCAACACGCGCGACATCGCCGACCTGGCCGCCGCGCGCAAGGTCAAGGTGGCTTTCGAGTTCCACAACAACACCCCGACCCACGGCGGCGACCACGCGCTCAAGCTCCTGCGCGCCATCGACCATCCGAATGTTTTCTCCTACTGGCAGGTGCTGCCGTTCGACAGCTATGAGAAAAGCCTGGACAACCTGGTCAAGGTGCTGCCCTATCTGGCGATGGTGCACATGCAGAACCCGCAGGGCATGGATGACCTGGGTCCACTGGCCGACCGCGAGAAGGATTGGCGCGGCTATATCGGCAAACTGAAAGAGGCCGGCTGGAAAGGCTGCATGTTCTTCGAGTTCAACCTGGACAACAGCCCGGCCCAGTTGGCCAAGGACGCGGAATTCATCCAGCGTATGCTCGAAGAGGTCTGAACCGGCCAAGCCTGGAACATAAAAACGGAGGGGCGGGTCAGTTGACCCGCCCCTTTTGCTTTTTCACTTTCAGCCAGGGTTCAACTGACTGCGGTGATCGCGGTGACCGAGACGATATCATCCACCGAGCAGCCGCGCGACAGGTCGTTGACCGGCTTGGCGATGCCCTGGATCAGTGGTCCGTAGGCCTCGGCCCCGGCCAGGCGCTGGGTCAGCTTGTAGGCGATGTTGCCGGCGTTGAGGTCGGGGAAGATGAGGATGTTGGCCTTGCCGCCCACCGGGCTGCCGGGGGCCTTGCTGGCCGCCACTTTCTCGATCAGGGCGGCATCGCCCTGCAACTCGCCGTCCACGATGATGTCCGGCCGTTTCTCTTTGACAATATTCGTAGCGTTAACAACTTTATCGACCAGGGCGTGGCTGGCGCTGCCCTTGGTGCTGAAACTGAGCATGGCCACGCGCGGCTCCACGCCCAGCATGGTGCGGAACGTGTCGGCCGTGGTGATCGCGATCTCGGCCAGCTCCTGGACATTCGGGTCGATCACCAGGCCGCTGTCGGCGTAGAACAGCACCCCCTCCGCGCCCCAGCGCGGGTCGGGGTGGACCATCATGAAATAGCTGGAGACGATGCTGATCCCGGGACGGGTCTTGATAATCTGCAGGGCGGGCTTGAGAGTCGCCGCCGTAGTACATTGCGCCCCGGCCACGTAGCCGTGGGCCAGGTCCTCCTTGACCAGCATGGCGGCGAAATACATATGTGTCTTGAGGGTCTCGACCGCCTGCTCCTCGGTCATGCCCTTGGCCTTGCGCAGCTCGTACAGGCGTCCGGCCAAACGCCCGGCCAGCTCGGTGCCCTGCACCGGGATGATCTCGGCCCCGCTCACATCCGCGCCCACTTTCCTGGCATCCGCCAGGATCGTGTCACGCTCTCCCAGCAGGATGATCTTGGCCAGGCCCTCGGCCAGGATGATCGGCACAGCCTTGAGCATGCGCTCATCGCCCGATTCCGGCAGGACAATGGTCTTGCCCGCGCTGCGGGCTTTTGCCTTGATACGGCTGATAATGTCGGACAAGGGAATCTCCTTAGCTTTTACTGTTGTTTCGGGGGCCGCAGCCGCCCGAGGCCGTCTATTCCCCATCGAACACGGGGATCGTGTTTGGTTTCATCCACCGGCGCACCGTGGCCCCGCGGGATGTGGTCAATAATAGCCCTTCGGCATGACTCCACTCTTGAACGCCCTGTACCAGCCCTCGCGCATCTGCGGCGTGGCGATATCGAGCAGCTCGAATATCTCCCGCGCCGCCTCCAGCGCCCCCAGGCCGCTGGCGGTGATCACCCCGCGGTCGGTCACGGCCAGCTTGTCCACGTAGAGCGCGGGGTTCGTGGCGTCCGGGGCCACGCGCTCCAGGTATTCGCGCGAATTGCTGGTGTGCCTGCGCTGGCGCAGAATACCGGCCCGGGCCAGCACGGTGGTCCCGGCGCAGAGCGCGGCGATGGGCACCCCGGCCCGCTCCATGCGCCACAGACAGTCCTCCACCTCGTCCACGGGGTACTGCTGCTCCCACAGGTGGCCGCCGGGCAGGATGAAAACGAGTGCTTCTGAAGGGTCTATCTTAGATATGACAGTCTGGGGCACGACATGCAAGCCGCCCATCGAGACCACGGTCCCGCCGTCAAAACCGGCCGCCTCCACCTCGAGGCCGCCGGTGCGGCGTATCTCGGCCAGGGCGAACCCGATTTCCCAGTCCGCGTAGCCGTCGAACACGAGCACGTAGGCTTTCTTCGGCATATCGACCTTCCCGTACAGCTTACAGGATCGAGCGCAAAGCCTCGGCCACGCGCGCGATCCCGGTGGTTATCTCCTCGCGGCTGGAATTGCTGAACGCCAGGCGCAGCTTGTTCTTCCCGCCGCCGTCCGCGTTGAACGGCTCGCCGGTCACGAACGCCACCTTGCGCTCGAGGCTGGCGCGCAGAAGGTCCTCGCTGTCCAGGTGTTCCGGCAGGCTGACCCAGACAAAGAACCCACCGGCCGGGTGCGACCAACTCACGCCTTTCGGCATCTCGCGCTCAAGGCACTCAAGCATCAAGCGGCATTTGCCGCCATAGACCTGGCGCATCTTGCGGGTATAGACCGGCACGTGCCCGGCGGCCAGGTAATCGGCGGCCACCACCTGGCTGTAGGAGCAGGAACAGGCGTCCTCGCTCTGCTTGGCGGTCTCGCAGCGGGCGATCAGGGCCTCGGGGCCGGTCATCCAGCCCAGGCGCAACCCCGGCGAGAGGATCTTGCTGAACGTGTTGACCAGCACCACCCGGTTGTCCACGTCCCGGCTCTTCAGGTTGCGGTAGTCGGAGGGCCCACCCGTGAAATACAGCTCGTAGTAGGGATCGTCCTCCAAGATCAGGATGTCGTGCTTGGAGCAGACCTCGTACACTTTGTCCCGGCGCGCCTGGGTCAGGCTCAGGCCCGAGGGGTTCTGGAAAGTCGGGTTGGTGTAGAGAAACTTGATCCGACGGCCGGCCTTGCGCAGCGCAACTATGGTCGCCTCCAGGCGCTCGGGCGGCAGGCCCTGGTCGTCCAGCTCCACTCCCACCGCCTCGGCCCCGTAGCCCGCGAACGCGGCCAGCGCCCCGATAAAGGCCGGAATCTCGACCAGGACCACATCCCCGGGGTCGGTCAGCACGCGGGTGAGCAATTGCAACGACTGCTGCGCCCCGGTGGTGGGCAGCACAGCCTGTCCGGCGAAGCTCACCCCGCCCAGGGCGACATAGGCCCGTATCTGCTCCAGCAGCGGCCCGTAGCCGCCGGTAGCTCCGTACTGAAGCGCCAGGGCGCGCTTGCGCTCATCCCAGGCCGCGGTGATCGCGTTGATCTCCTCGTACGGGAAATGCTCGGCATCCGGGCTGCCCCCGGCCATGGAGATAATGCCCGGCTGCCCCATCAGTTTCATAAGCTCGCGTATCTTACTGCTCTTTAGCCGGCTGCCGGCCAGGCTGAAAAGATTGCTCACATCCATCATTTACTCCTGTTGTCTATCACCCGCTTGGCCTTGCCCTCGCTGCGCGCGATGGTCCTGGGCTCGACCAGCTTCAGGTCGACCCCCAGGCCGAGGGTGGATTCGATCGACCGCTTGAGTTTCAGGTGGTGCTCGTGCAAGCGGCGCATCTCGTCATGGAACAGCGACTCGCTCACCTCGACCTGGATTTCCAGACGGTCGAGGTTGTTCTCGCTGTTCACGATTATCATGTAGTGCGGCTCCACGTGGTCCACCTCCAGCAGCACGCTCTCGATCTGGCTGGGGAACACGTTGACCCCGCGGATAATGAGCATGTCATCCGTGCGGCCCGAGGTCTTTTCCATCCGCGCCGTGGTGCGGCCGCAGGCGCAGGGCCTGTCGGTCAGACGGGTCAGGTCCTTGGTCCGGTAGCGCAGCATGGGCAGGGCTTTCTTGGTCAGCGTGGTGAGCACCAGCTCGCCGGACCGCCCGGAGTCGCGCTCCACCGGGGCTTGGGTATCCGGGTCGATCAGCTCGGGCAGGAAATGGTCCTCTTGGATGTGCATCCCGTCCTTGCACGCGCACTCGCCGCTCACTCCGGGTCCAATGATTTCGCTCAGGCCGTAGTTGTCCGTGGCATGGATGTCCAGGGCCTGCTCGACCTTCTCGCGCATCCGGTTGCTCCAGGGTTCCGCGCCGAACAGCCCGATCCGAAGTTTCAGCTCAGCCGGGTCCATGCCCATCTCGCGCATGGTGTCGCCGATGTAGAGGGCGTAGCTGGGTGTGCAGACCAGGGCCGTAACCCCGAAATCCTTGAGCAGCTTCACCTGGCGGCGGGTGTTGCCGCTGGAGGCAGGGATCACCGCCGCGCCCACTTTCTCCATGCCGTAATGCAGCCCGAAACCGCCGGTGAACAGGCCGTAGCCGAACGCGATCTGCACCGTGTCCTGGGCCGTCACCCCGGCGGCGGTGATAAACCGGGCGCAGACCTCGGCCCACAGGTCGAGGTCCTCGCGGGTGTAGCCCACCACGGTCGGGTTGCCGGTGGTGCCGCTGGAGGAGTGTATCCGCACCAGCTCGGTCTGGGGCACGGCGAACAGGCCGAACGGGTAGTTGTCGCGCAGATCGTCCTTGGTGGTGAACGGCAGGTGGCGCAGGTCATCCAGCGAGCGGATATCGTCCGGTTTCACACCGGCGGCCTCCATCCGGCTGCGGTAGAAAGGCACGCGCTCCCAGCACCAGGCGACTGTCTGTTTAAGGCGCTCGGTCTGGAGGCGGCGCAGCTCGCTGCGTTCCATGCATTCGAACTCGGGATGGCGGATATTGCGGGGCAGTGGGAGTTTGGGCATTTTACAGTTCTTCTTCGGTTGGATTGAAAGCGTCGGGTTAACGACTCGGGGCGGTGCGGGCCACCCCGGCGCGGGCCCGGAACACGTCCGGGCGGGTGCGGCATTTGACCGGAGCAGTGTTCTATAGGGCTTTGATTTATTTTCGTTTTTTCACGGCCGGTCTACAGCCTGTCAGACAGGCGGCGGCAAGTCCCGGCGGCGGCGCTTCACCAGCTCGAAACTCTGCCGGACCTTGGCGATCGTATCGGCGTCCAGACAGCCGCGCCAGGAGGCGCCGGGGTAGACAACCGAGCGCGGCCCGAGCAGTGAGCCGGGGTTGAGCACGGCGTTGCAGCCGACCTCGGCGGAGTCGCCCAGCACGGCCCCGAATTTCGGCAGGCCCGTGTCCAGAACGCGGCCGTCCGGCGCACTCACTGCCACCGTGCCGCCGCTCAGCTTGACGTTGGATATCTTGACCCCGGCCCCCAGGTGCGCCCGGTGGCCGAGGATGCTGTCGCCGACGTAGGCGAAGTGGTAGACCTCCGCCCCCTTGTGTAGGATACAGTTCTTGAACTCGCAGCAGTAGCCCAGGATCGAGCCCGCCCCGGCCAACACGCCGCCGCGGAGGTAGGCCCCGCTGCGCACCACGCAGCCGGGTCCTATCAGGGCCGGCCCGGGGATCGAGGCCCCGTGCTCCACCACCACGCCCTCGCCCAGGCTCACCCGCTCGCCGATAAATGCCCCCGGGCTGACTCTGGCCGAGGGATGCACTCCCGGAACCAGATGTCTGTCCAGCAGCTCCGGTAAGCGTTCCAGCGCCTGCCAGACATATTCCACCCCGTCGTACAGACCCTCCAGGGGCCAGTACGCCGGGTCGAAATAGTAGCCGGGTGTGAGCTGCGTCTCAGTCATCTTCCAGCCCGGTGCTGTCGGTCAAAGCCCCGGCCTTGAGAGCGTCGAGCAGACGCGTATGCAGCTTTCCATTGGCCGAGCAGGCGACGTTGATACGCCGGGAGGGGTCCTCACCGAACGCCACGCGCTGGCCCTCGAATGTGGTCGCCACGCAACCGGCGCGCTCGGCCACAGCCAGGCCGGGGAATATTTCGGTGCAGCGCTGGCCGAAAGCCAGGCAGGCATCCGCCTTGCCGGCGGCCACATCGCAGAACCCGGCGGGCCCGCTGTTGGGCAGCAGGAACTTGACCCCGCGGAACTGGAGCTTGAGCTTCTCGACCGCGGGAAAGTGCCGCACGGGTTTCATCAGATAGACCTCGAGCTGCGCCTCGGCCAGCTTTTCGGCGCCGTTGGGCGAGATAGTGCGCCAGTCGACCAGCTTGCCGGCATGGTCCAGCCGCCCCTCGAAGGCGCTGCGCGCGCCGGAGAATGTCACCGAGCGCTCGGGGATATTCACCACAACCGAGGCCAGCGAATCGGCCAGCTCGGGACGGACCGGGCGGGTATAGATGGCAAGGGCCGAGACTGCGACCGACTGCAGGCCTGGCTTGTTGAGCAGAGAGCTGTCGAACGGGGCGCTGACAAAATAGACCGGGCGGTCGTGCTCGACCTCGGGGGCGCAGCGGGGCTCCTCTTTCAGACGGCCGGCACTCGCGCTTAGGAACACGGTGTCAATCCCGCGCTCGGCCAATTGCTCGATGTAATAGTCCTCCATCTCACCTTCCAGGGTCATCTGTCCATCCACACCCGCGCCGCCCCCGGCTGCCGACCTGACAGCCCGGCCCGGCAAGGTCTCCCCGGTCCCGAATATCCCCCCCCGCAGGAGAGCCTGCGCGGCAAGTTCCAACCCGAGCCTGACCCAGGCGGCGGTGACACCGCTTTCCATCAGTCAAACCCTCCGGCGCGCCCAGTGAAAAAACTATACTCTAAACAAAACAGGTTTGGAAATATATACGACATTTTCCTCTATCTCAAGTAAAATCAGGCCTTCCTAAACGCTATTCATTCATTGTTTTCCAGCCTCAAGACAAGTTATCCCGCTGCGGGGTGAGAATTAAAACAGCTCGCTCAGGCTCAGGTGCAGACGGGCCTGCCCGGGTCCGCGACCCGGTTGCAAACCCAGGGCCAGCCCCAGAAGGCCCAGGCGGCTTTCGAGCTGCATCCCGGCCCCGTAACCCTGCAATGTGGCAGTCTCCCAGCGCGCGCGTTCCATCCCCTCCGGCGCGCGCTCCGGGGTGTCGGGGGCCTGGACCGTGCAAAGGTCATAGAACAGGAACACCCGCCCCAGCTCACCAATCGGCCAGCGCTGCTCCAGGCTGAACCAGAAAGCCCGCCTGGCGCGCAGTTCCTCCTCCGGGTGTCCGCGCACCACGGGCCCGCCCTCGCGTGAAACTCCGCCCACCGGGATACGGGCCTGGTAGGGCAGCTCGGCCACGCTGGAACTGCCACGGGAGACAAAGCTGTAGCCCGCAGCCAGGGCCGCCACCGGCAGGCCCCGCGTGACCGGGTGATAAGCCCGCAGCTCCACCGCGGCGCGAATCTCGCGCCGGTCGACCGCCTCCACGCTGCGCCTTCCGGCCGAGCCCGTGGCAGTCACCCGGCTGCCCAGCCTTGGATTGTAGGGATTGTCCAGGTCGGAGCGCTCGTACAACCCCTCCACGCTCCAGAGCGAGCCGCTCCGCGACAGCTCCCAGGTCTCGCTGCCGGGGCTGGTCTTCTCATAGCGCGCCCCCAGGCCCAGACGGCCGCAGGCGCCGGCCGGGACAGTCAGGCGCAGGGACGCGCCGGTGCTGCTGTAGAGCGAGTCGCGCAGGCTCTGGGAGAGCATGGCCTCCAAGGCCAGGCCGGTCCCGAGGAGCCAGGGCTCGCGGTAGGAGACCTCCAGCGAGCTCCAGTCGCGGCGCGGGTGCTCCCAGCTCACCCGCGCCCGCCGCGCCGTGCCGAACAGGTTCGCCAGCTCCAGATGGAAATAGCCCGAAACAGTCGAGGCCCCGGAAGCCCCGCCCGAGCCCAGGGCCGCCTCCAGACGGCTGGCGGGGGCCTCTTTGAGCGGCAGGCTGACATCCGCGCGCCAGGAGTCGCGCCCGGGGGCCACCCGCACCTGTCCGGCCTCGCGGAAAAGGCCCGAGCGCAAGAGCCGTCCGCGGGCCGAGCGCAGCCCGGACTCGCGGTAATCCGCGCCAGGCTCCAGCCCGGACAGGCGCAGGGCCGTCGCCGGACGGGTGAGACTCAGGCCCGGGAAACTCACCTCGCCCAGACGGCAGCGGCGGCCGGTTTCCAGGCGTACTGTCAGTTCCAGCCAACGGGCCGTGCTGTCCAGGCTCACAGCAGCCAGTTCCACCCGGCAGAACGGGTAACCCCGCTCGGCCACGGCGCGGGCCAGACGCTCCAAGGCCAGCTCCACCCCGGTGCGCCCGGCGGCCAGGCCGCGGCAGCTCTCCAGGGCCGGGCGGAGAGTCTCCCGCTCCGGGGAAACAGTGCTGTCCAGGCTCACCCGGCCTATCCGCGCCCGCGGGCCGCTCTCCAGGCGCAGACGCAGGCCATCGGTGGAGGTTTCCAAAGAGAGCAGGCGCGCGGCATAGTAGCCCCTGTCGGCGTGGAGGCTGCGCTGCACGCTGTCAAGGAGCGCCCGCGCCCCAGCGGCCCGGAAACTGTCGGGCAGGGCGGCGCGCAGGACCGATTCCTCCAGGGCGCTGCCGCCTGTCAGGTGCAGAGCCTCCCGCCGCAGCCAGGGTGCAGGCTCATCCGCGGCCGAGCCAGCCGCGGGAAAGGCAACCGCGACCAACAGTACGAACGAGAGTAAGGGTTTTAAGAATCCGCGAGGCATCGAATCTCCCGATAATAAGCTATCGACTACCGACAGTTCCTTCATCTCCGCAGGGGCAATTCATG
This genomic stretch from bacterium harbors:
- a CDS encoding sugar phosphate isomerase/epimerase yields the protein MIKLGLCSVTFRKMSVDEVIRTARDTGLQAIEWGGDVHVKPSLGAEGIRQIAARCAAAGLATPSYGSYFNVYEHEPAAFMPVLEAAATLGAKVIRVWAGWIEAVELTGEQLAKIAANTRDIADLAAARKVKVAFEFHNNTPTHGGDHALKLLRAIDHPNVFSYWQVLPFDSYEKSLDNLVKVLPYLAMVHMQNPQGMDDLGPLADREKDWRGYIGKLKEAGWKGCMFFEFNLDNSPAQLAKDAEFIQRMLEEV
- a CDS encoding BamA/TamA family outer membrane protein; amino-acid sequence: MPRGFLKPLLSFVLLVAVAFPAAGSAADEPAPWLRREALHLTGGSALEESVLRAALPDSFRAAGARALLDSVQRSLHADRGYYAARLLSLETSTDGLRLRLESGPRARIGRVSLDSTVSPERETLRPALESCRGLAAGRTGVELALERLARAVAERGYPFCRVELAAVSLDSTARWLELTVRLETGRRCRLGEVSFPGLSLTRPATALRLSGLEPGADYRESGLRSARGRLLRSGLFREAGQVRVAPGRDSWRADVSLPLKEAPASRLEAALGSGGASGASTVSGYFHLELANLFGTARRARVSWEHPRRDWSSLEVSYREPWLLGTGLALEAMLSQSLRDSLYSSTGASLRLTVPAGACGRLGLGARYEKTSPGSETWELSRSGSLWSVEGLYERSDLDNPYNPRLGSRVTATGSAGRRSVEAVDRREIRAAVELRAYHPVTRGLPVAALAAGYSFVSRGSSSVAELPYQARIPVGGVSREGGPVVRGHPEEELRARRAFWFSLEQRWPIGELGRVFLFYDLCTVQAPDTPERAPEGMERARWETATLQGYGAGMQLESRLGLLGLALGLQPGRGPGQARLHLSLSELF
- a CDS encoding DJ-1/PfpI family protein, coding for MPKKAYVLVFDGYADWEIGFALAEIRRTGGLEVEAAGFDGGTVVSMGGLHVVPQTVISKIDPSEALVFILPGGHLWEQQYPVDEVEDCLWRMERAGVPIAALCAGTTVLARAGILRQRRHTSNSREYLERVAPDATNPALYVDKLAVTDRGVITASGLGALEAAREIFELLDIATPQMREGWYRAFKSGVMPKGYY
- the queC gene encoding 7-cyano-7-deazaguanine synthase QueC, which translates into the protein MTDKSGSAVVCASGGMDSAVCAALACRDHERVFFLHADYGQLTESTERERFSRLAAHFGATGTLLIRLDHLRAIGGSSLTDPQIAVPEADLSNHSIPSTYVPFRNAQILSAAVAWAEVQGADAVYIGAVEQDSSGYPDCRRAFFEAFERAVDLGTRPGTRIDIRTPLIGMKKSEIVRLGLSLGVPFELTWSCYRSEQRACGRCDSCALRLRAFREAGVEDPIPYEAGAR
- a CDS encoding glycosyltransferase family 4 protein yields the protein MTQTLPSPAQPLRLLVLASADVVHTRRWVSYFRSRGHTVQLVTLEPSPGRDLEEKVLPTAFLRPLALRYSLAAPALAHQVHRFRPDLVNAHYVPGYGFLAALVRSARPLAVTCWGSDLLVNAGRSPLHSLRTALVLRAGTLFTCDATVLADKLRTFNVENDRIICSPLGIEKEIFFPAEPQPEPPAARCGEPGRPFSIISTRRLEPVYCVDTLLRAALILREAGWNFRLSVVGEGSEREHLEHFADYYGLGERLSGFHGWLDPPCLAASLRAADIYVSCSRSDGASVSLLEAMACGAFPVVSDIPGNREWVGDGVNGLLFPPGDFGRLSECLRRAMTDQALRRRARGHNLKLIAARALWENNMQVVEERFIRLVRGSQAGALPRGRQNGQKPVERS
- the pta gene encoding phosphate acetyltransferase — translated: MSDIISRIKAKARSAGKTIVLPESGDERMLKAVPIILAEGLAKIILLGERDTILADARKVGADVSGAEIIPVQGTELAGRLAGRLYELRKAKGMTEEQAVETLKTHMYFAAMLVKEDLAHGYVAGAQCTTAATLKPALQIIKTRPGISIVSSYFMMVHPDPRWGAEGVLFYADSGLVIDPNVQELAEIAITTADTFRTMLGVEPRVAMLSFSTKGSASHALVDKVVNATNIVKEKRPDIIVDGELQGDAALIEKVAASKAPGSPVGGKANILIFPDLNAGNIAYKLTQRLAGAEAYGPLIQGIAKPVNDLSRGCSVDDIVSVTAITAVS
- a CDS encoding PLP-dependent aminotransferase family protein — its product is MDVSNLFSLAGSRLKSSKIRELMKLMGQPGIISMAGGSPDAEHFPYEEINAITAAWDERKRALALQYGATGGYGPLLEQIRAYVALGGVSFAGQAVLPTTGAQQSLQLLTRVLTDPGDVVLVEIPAFIGALAAFAGYGAEAVGVELDDQGLPPERLEATIVALRKAGRRIKFLYTNPTFQNPSGLSLTQARRDKVYEVCSKHDILILEDDPYYELYFTGGPSDYRNLKSRDVDNRVVLVNTFSKILSPGLRLGWMTGPEALIARCETAKQSEDACSCSYSQVVAADYLAAGHVPVYTRKMRQVYGGKCRLMLECLEREMPKGVSWSHPAGGFFVWVSLPEHLDSEDLLRASLERKVAFVTGEPFNADGGGKNKLRLAFSNSSREEITTGIARVAEALRSIL
- a CDS encoding UDP-N-acetylglucosamine diphosphorylase — its product is MTETQLTPGYYFDPAYWPLEGLYDGVEYVWQALERLPELLDRHLVPGVHPSARVSPGAFIGERVSLGEGVVVEHGASIPGPALIGPGCVVRSGAYLRGGVLAGAGSILGYCCEFKNCILHKGAEVYHFAYVGDSILGHRAHLGAGVKISNVKLSGGTVAVSAPDGRVLDTGLPKFGAVLGDSAEVGCNAVLNPGSLLGPRSVVYPGASWRGCLDADTIAKVRQSFELVKRRRRDLPPPV
- a CDS encoding phenylacetate--CoA ligase — its product is MPKLPLPRNIRHPEFECMERSELRRLQTERLKQTVAWCWERVPFYRSRMEAAGVKPDDIRSLDDLRHLPFTTKDDLRDNYPFGLFAVPQTELVRIHSSSGTTGNPTVVGYTREDLDLWAEVCARFITAAGVTAQDTVQIAFGYGLFTGGFGLHYGMEKVGAAVIPASSGNTRRQVKLLKDFGVTALVCTPSYALYIGDTMREMGMDPAELKLRIGLFGAEPWSNRMREKVEQALDIHATDNYGLSEIIGPGVSGECACKDGMHIQEDHFLPELIDPDTQAPVERDSGRSGELVLTTLTKKALPMLRYRTKDLTRLTDRPCACGRTTARMEKTSGRTDDMLIIRGVNVFPSQIESVLLEVDHVEPHYMIIVNSENNLDRLEIQVEVSESLFHDEMRRLHEHHLKLKRSIESTLGLGVDLKLVEPRTIARSEGKAKRVIDNRSK